The genomic interval TGTCTCCATCTGCTCTGGAGACTCCCTCCTGTTCCGTTTCGGTGCCTGCCGAGTCTTCGGAgttctcatcatctcccTCCATCTCAGACTCCATGTTGAGACGTCTGATACGTTCTCTGAGAGCTCCTAACGCCGACCACGCCGAAGAGGGAGGCTCAATAGTCTCGGGCTCCAAATCACGCACGTCCCGCAACGTGGACGAGCGATGATGGCTCTTGTACGCTGGCTTACCACCTGCAGGGGACCCCGATCCAAGACCGCCCATGTATCCGTTGTTGAAGGCTGGAAATGAGTTGACGCTGGTCGAGTGGGTATGCGACGTGTGTGGACGACCTGCTGTCTGTGGTCTGTGCCCGTGAGATGTGTTTGGACGTGgtgctcctccaccataCAGAGATGAGCTTCTGGACCGCGACATTTGGGTGTTTGCGAACGGGTTTTCTTCGCGGTCACCTGAACGGCTGCCGCGTCGGTTGGTTTTGTAGGGGAACATGTCAGGCCTAGTCGAGAGTTATGTCTGTGGCTGGGTATCGGTGTCTGTCTCTTAATGGCTTACCGTGGTGGAACGTTGAGTCAGAGTTGGTGTATGCAATGTATATCGTTGAGTTGTTAGTCGTTGAGTAGTTTGTTTCTCACGgactgtctgtgtcgtATCTCCTCTCAATTGGCAAATCCACTTCTGTTAGACTGGTGACCGTCTAGATCAAACCTGGCCATCAACGCGTCTTTCCTGTAATCGTGTGTGTTAAAGTTGATGTTGGCACCTGCAGGCTGTTTCACAGCATGTAGTCAGGGTCTATTCAACTGTCCAAATATCGACTTTCTCAGAAAATATTTGCATCCCAGGTATCTGGACGCGGTGTGTTGTTGAATACATCTTGTTCAAACGCCATTAAGTGCACAGAGACACCAAATACGGGTCGCCTAATGACGCCCATAACCTCCTGGACTCACCCTTACAACTTAAAAACACTTGTGAAGGAGGAGTGTTCTAATTTGGGTTAAGTAAACGTTATAACAGAATACTTGAGAAGTACTTGAACTTATTGCTACGTAAACGATCCTTAAAACTGCTCCAAAAATCAAAGAAAAAGCatgtggaaaaaaaaaaacatagaTATTTTGGTCCACTTTCAACATTTCCAAGTATATTCTTACCCTTCACTTCGTTCCTACATCCACCTTAAAGCCCCCTCAatatcaccaccacttccTATATGTAACCTTAAATCTCTTACCCTACCTGTTTTCATCACCAAATTTCCTAGCCAAAATACTGCTTGAAACCGCACCTGATCTGACATATTCAGACCACACAACTAGCAAAATGTCGTCCAAACAGTTGGCAAAAAACCTCCGTCAGACCTACCAGAACATGACTGGAGTCGACAAGCAGATTttccagctcaacaaggtCGTCACCGCTCCTGGAGCATACAAGCTGCCCGACAATGTCTCGGCTCTGAAGCTCCGTTTCAAGGACTCTGGTAACCGGTCTCAGACCAAGCTGTTCTGGACCCATTCGCTGCCCACTCTGCAGTTCTGGAACCCCTCCGTCGCCATGAGTGTGTCTCGAGTCCAGGCTCCTAAGGAGAAGTCCGTTGGACCTACCGTGACCATCACTCGAACTGATGGCTCCGAGGAAACCATTTCTATCGCCTCCATGTTCTGGGAGAAGATGGCCGAGACCATTGCTGAGGCTGCCGGAGCAACCCCTGTCTCCGCCGgcgagctcaagaagtaCTCCATCCCCTTTGTCACCGACtacgacaagaagatggagctggccaagaagacccaTCTGCGAGATGTGGCCTTTGCACAGAAGGTGGAGCTGcacaagcagcaggaggCAGACCGAGAGGCCCTGGAGCTGGCGGCCAAGgaagaggccaaggccgctgcccagaagaagaaggacgccaTGATCAAGGCCCGAAAGGAGGGACGAGTTTACATTGAGGGAGAGGAGAACGAAGTTaaggaggctgctgtcGAGGTTGAGCAGAAGGtgaccgaggaggtggccgaggatGGAGCCAAGAtcgagatcaaggagaccgAGGTCAAGATCGAGACCAAGAACTAGAAAGAGTAAATATGTGGATCTCTCGTGAACAGTAATGGCACGTGAGACGGTATATAGTTCCATTACATGATTTATTATGACACACCCATAGGTGTGAGCGTCGCGAGTGATTGTACACATACGggtactacttgtagctacaagtacagctGTTggcacttgtacatactacacTATTGTCAGCCTAACATAATGCCaaaggggggggggggggggggggggggtcGCTAATGCCAATAGTACAGCATTTTGGAGTTCGTGGGTAATTAGAGGTGCTGGGGATTCCGAGTGGTTTATGTATCGTTACGATATGTTCTTTATTGCTGTTTGAAGGGGGAACAGTTCAGGTTCTTGAAGGGGGTACAAGCAAGTACATCATCATACTTGAGCGGTAAATTTGGGCCTCGGTATGTAGTAATTAGGGCATTGGAAAGATCCTGTTAACTCGGGTTTACATTGCCAATGTGCACAAATCCTTTGCATTTTCCAACAAGTAATTTATATGAAAATGTCTCCATTATTTCCGTCACTCTTTCAACCACTTTCAGCTCTGCAGAAATGATGCAGCTTAATCTGGGTTCGAAAAATTATTTTGGATTAATTATTTCAAACTGATTTCACACCCCAGTTACCGACTtaaacacacacacaatgtcgtTCATGTTCCAGGTTGACGGATGGAATCTGTCCAACGATGTCAAGGCTGATAAGTTGACCAAGCGTCAGAAGGAAAAACGAGACCAGCAGGCCGAGCGAGGCGTCATGATGCGGGAGAAGCGAGAGcagcgagagaaggagcgagCGGATGACGAGAAGGCCGCCGAGGCTGatgccaaggccaaggctgaggCCGCTAAAGCTGCTGAGAaggcttctgctgctgaggatGCTGCTGATTCTGGCAAGAACAAAAAGagcaagaaggacaagaagaaggataaGAAGGAtaagaaggccaaggcttCTGAGACTGAAGAGGCTTCCAAgccagctgctcctcctgctgaAGCGTTCACACAGGCTCCTGCCGCCAAGCTGACACCTCTTCAGCTCAAGATGAAAGAGAAGCTGGCCGGATCGCGGTTCCGATGGATCAACGAGCAGCTGTATACTGTTCCCTCCGAAGAGGCTCTCAAAATGATTACCGACAACCCCGAGATTTTTGACGAGTATCATGCTGGATTCCGAAACCAGGTGCAGGGTTGGCCCGAGAACCCCGTGGACACCTTTGTCAAGCGGTTTACCGAGAGGCTCAACAAGCCTGTGTGTTCTCCTGGAGGGCTGCCTGCTCACAAGCGCGAGAACAAGATTGTGGTGGCCGATATGGGCTGTGGAGAGGCGCAGCTGGCGCTGGATCTGAGCAAGATcaacttcaagaagaagggcgtCAACCCCCAGAACAAGAACCTGGTGGTCGAGACCCAGTCGTTTGATCTGAAGAAGGCCAACGAGCGAGTGACAGTGGCAGATGTGAAGAATGTGCCCATGGAAGACAACTCCGCTGACATTGTCGTCTTCTGTCTGGCTCTTATGGGAACCAACTTCCTGGacttcatcaaggaggccatGCGAATTCTGCGGCCCAATGGAGAGCTGTGGATCGCCGAGATTAAGTCTCGATTCACCGACGGCCAGACCGACGAGTTCatcaaggtgctcaagagcctcagcttcttccacaAGCTCACAGACGACGAAAACACGCACTTTGTGCGGTTCGAGTTCTTCAAACCCACCCAAGAGATTCTCGCCCaacgaaagaagaaggtgccAAAGCGAAAGTTCATTGACTATggagatgaggaggaaaagaagggaCCCGAGGACGgcgagcagctcgagaagagaCGAAAGAAGCAGGCTGAGGGCGAGTGGTTGCTCAAGCCTTGCATTTACAAGCGACGATAGAGagacagtacaagtaccggtagcTTGATGGCTGTCAGTTAACTATATATAACAAAAACCAGAACAGTGGTAAACTACTATAATAGATTTGTATAAGTAATACTTTTTgtatcatcatcatcctcctcatcctcataATAATCATCATCATAGTCACTCTATTATTGAAACTATTGTTTTCTAGGAACTTTTAGACCTGCAAGTGTGTCTTAAGTGGTTGACAGAATGGTGTTGATCATCTCGTTGCCAATTCGAGTGGCTTCAGGGAACATGTGAGCAAAGTATTTTTGGGTGTCGTTGAACTCCTGCTCGTACAGTTTGTAGGAGCCGTAAGAAACGACCTTAGACCACGTTCGAGCAGCCACCACAAACTCCAGATCGTCGGGTCGGAAGTCCTGGTTAGTAATGGAGTGTTTGATGCACTGTTCGAGCAGTCCTGGAGTGCAAAAGACGTATTCAGTGACACCCAGCCAGATTCGGAACAGAGGTGTCGAGCAGATGACGTGGTCGTAGGGGTTGATCTTGAGTTTGTGCCACGAGTCGACAATGGACAGCAGTGACAGATGCGAGTTCGGCTTTTGTGTTTCTCCCAGGGGTTTGGTTCCGAGCGAAAACTTTTCGAGAATCTCATcggacagcagcagcgagtGTTCCTTCTTGAGGCCTCCAAACACAAAGTCTCGGGCAGCCGTAAGGCGGTCAAGCaactcctgctccttgcCTGTGATCATGAGTTTGTACAGATCGCCGGCACTGGATGCGTACTGCTGGATCTGAACCTTGGCAGCGGGGTTTGAGATGGCCAGACCGGCATAGACGTGCCATTTATTGGAGTAGATTCGCAGCGAGATGTTCATCTTTGCGTTTTCCAGACCTCCGATCCAACGGCTTATCTGCCAGGGGTACTGTCCGTTCGCCTGCCAGGCCTTGCCCATGGTCAGAAATGCGGCGTGAGTCACAGCCTGTGTGTCGGCAGTGATTTTGTCGTGTTGCTCTGCCGACAGGTAGACAATCTTGGACTTGAGTGACTCCAGCAGTGACTGCACAAACTCGAACTTCCACTCCTcggtgtttctgtgtcggATAATCACCAGAGGCATGCCCTCGGGGTTGACTTTGGGGCCGTGTAGTGAGTGGCACGAGATGATATCCACGTCAGAGGGCAGATGTGCCTCGAACGCAGCCATCTCGGGAGCCTTACAGGACGTTTGACCACCTACAATGGAACCGACCTTTGTAGAGGGACCGTAGATGCTGACAATCTTGCCGATATTCTCGGCCTCGACGCAGTAGAGAATGTAATCGCACTTTCGAGACACATAGTGGCCATTCTGGACGATTTCAATCTCCGAATCGGCAAattcctccttgagcttctcatAGTGGGATTCCTGATCACAGGCCAGCACTTTCCAGCCCTGAGAGTTCCAGTGGTTAGCAAACAGACGGCCCATGTCGCCCATGCCAATCACACCCACTAGCTTGGTTTTCTTCCATTCCTCAATAGACATGTTGTAGAGCGTGGCGAAAGTACAATGTATCGTGTCGTAGAAATGGTGTTTCCGGATCTCCATATTGAGACTAAAACCTTATGCGGATAGTGAAACTCCGAGGTGGAATGGAGGTGAAGGTATAGGGGGCTTAAAACGTGGTATTTTAGAACTGAATTTTTAATTTCTGGATCTTGAATTGGTTGTGATTGAAATTTGACATTTCTATTTCTCATAACATATCTTTTACCCCTGTCATTGTCGAGTTTCTACTTTCCTAAAATCATTAACAAACTTTTAGCTTATGCTGAAGTATATTCAACTAAACGGATCACCTTGAACTTCCATCTACCACGGTGATCTGATTCGGAAGAAACTGAAACATAAGCCGAGGGGTTGACTggtctttttttgtatGTAAATTACCTGTTGTTATTCAAACTCCTTTACCCAGTTACCCACTACATTTGTTCTCCTACTTCTCATGTCACTCCAAACACACGCGCAACTCTATTTGCACATCCGACATACGTGGTACAGCTCTCCATACCCACACCCGGAGGATAGACGTGGTTACACAGCAAGAGAGATGTACGACGAATGGGCATACATGGACGCGGCGAAGCCGGCTCCAAAGCCGGTAAGCCCGAAGAGATCACGTGCCAAAAGCATCATTCAGTCCGTGGccgtggagaaggtggtcCAAGTGACCCAGACAGATGTGCTGGAGGTGCCTCCTTTGCGTCGACGGACACAGAGCGTCAATGTGGGCTCGCTGGAGAGACCCGAGGTTGAGAAACTGCGCACAGAATGGCCATTCTCGAGGAGAGAAGTGGAAGAGCTCTTTTCTCCTTCCGGAAACAGCTCCCTACAACAATCAGCATCGTCATCACAAGAAACAAACACGCCACAGCTCCAAAGGGCCACCACCATGTACATGCAGGCCACGTCGTACTCGCTGACGTgctccaagctgctggaccagACTAACGACATCATTGGCTTGTTGGACACTCTGTCCGTTTCATTCCTCAAGGTGGAAAACGACACGGAGAAGTTCCAACGCGAATGCAATGCGCTCATGGACGAACAGACACATTTGGAAACTCTCATCGGTAATCTGCAACAGAATCTCGACATGTTCACCCGCATTGAATCTGTCCAGAGACAGGTGACAGGAGGCAGTCACAACTTCATCAAGACGCCAGCGTTTAGATCCATTCTGCAGCAGATTGACGAGTCGCTTGTCTATATCCCCGAGCACAACAACTTCAAGGGTGCTGAGGATTATGAGCAGCGCTTCATGGCACTTTTAGTGCGATGTTTACgtctggtggtggtgtatTTCGGCAACAAGGTGACGGATATTGGCGCAGAGGCACAGGAAAAGATGGCTACCGTTTCTTCGTCGGCAGCCAGTCATGCTCTCATGTACAGCAAGTTTGAGCAGGCCACTAACCTGGGAGAAATGGTGTCTGAGGTGTCAAAGCGAGCTCAGTATCCACAGATTGAGCCCATGATGCAGGAGCTATACCAAAAGTATTTTGCAGCCCGTCAACCAATCCTGCGACCTCACATTGATAAATCTGTGTTTGACATTAACTCCTCCAGTGGCACAGACAGCGTCAAATTCTGTCGGAAGGCGCTGTCGTTGTACAAGCAGATTTTCAGCGACGAGAAGCGGCTCTTTGACCATTTCTTCCCCGACGAGGGCCATGGTCGACTTGCTGAATGGATGGATGGACTGTTTGAGGGTCTGTATGACCAGCTTCGAACTCGAATACTTCGAGATCggtctgtttctgtcttGTGTGAGATTGCCGTCATCCTGCAGGACGATGAGAGTATGGATGACGATGGCTTTGGCAACCTGGTTTTCAACGCACTACAAGACGTCCAGTCACGGTTGGTGTTCAGGGCCCAAAATATCATTGATCATGAGATTGTTAACTACGTTCCTGGAGACGGAGACTTCTTGATTGGTAGCAGAAGGACCAATgaaaaagaagatgataagacagcttcttcttctgttggCGACGAATCTAACGCCGATATCTCCAATGATCTCCTTCAGGGCTGGTACCCTCCTCTACGACGAACTGTGATTTTACTGTCGCAAATATACCAGTTGGTCAACTCGCATGTTTTTGATACCATGGCTCACAATGTGTTGCACGACTGTATCACTTCGTTGAATGTTGCACGTGTGGTGGCTCAGAAGCGCCTGGGTCCGTCTGACGCCGAGCTCTGGTTTATCAAGAACCTGTTGATGCTCAACTCACAGGTGGCTGAGTTTGACATTCAGTTTGTGCctgaggagaagcagcttgaCTTCTCGGGAGCTCTGGGCATTCTGGGCCAGATTGCGCGTGAGCGACGTGTGACCACCGACAAGGATGGCATTGCTGGTCTTGCACGAGCCTCTCTGCCTCGAGTCATTAACTCCATGATGGACGCTCGTGTGGAACTTTCTGCCAACCTGCGTAAcgccatctccaccatgaCCGAGTCTGAGGTGCGCCACATTGCCAAGAGCATCATGACGGACCCCAAACCGGAGAACATTGTGACTGACACGCGGCAACTGCGAGAAGACACGGCCTCGGAGATTCCGCGGTCGTACACGAAGATTAAGTCGTATGTGGACGATGCCCAGGCTGCGGATGTGCTGATTGAGGCCATCCAGGACTTGTTGGTGCGCAACTACGACGAGTATCATCGTAAGATGGTCACTCGGGGCAAGCctgagcagctggaggctCTTATGGAGGTGGATGGATTCGTCAGTTGGGTTGGAGACGTTATTCAAAAGTTGTATATTAGTGAGCAATAAGTTAGAGGGTGGACATGTAAATACGACTGAACGCATGATGAAGGAATTACATGGAGAGTGGGGGAGACTTGTAGAGAGTCGGTAGAAAAAAGACCACATAAAATAGACCACCAGTTACTACGGGTGTGTATTCGTTGTAAACTACAGTAGACAGCTGCAATACACAGTATCATTGTCGCGTATTGTACAACAGGCCACATTTATGACAGTATTACTGCAAGGCAGTGTGTAGAGTAGGAACGGTCCATCCACTTTGTCTGCAATTTTATTGAATAAATAATCCGTCGACTGTCTACTTTCCAGTCGCtttggcagcctcctcgttgGGGTTGTATGTGTTTTCGGCCAgcatcttgttgagcttctgtTTGACCACCTCGACCATGGAGGGGTGGATCATGAGATGGGTGTCATCCAGCTCGTCCAAAATGATGTTGTGTTGCGACGAGTCAATGTTGACGATGAGCGCCTTGATGGAGGGATCGCATTCAATCAGAACGCCTGCGTTAGTTGTCTGCTCACCGGCTGGTTTTTTCCGCTGTCGAATTCTCCCTACTCACCTCTGGTGGCCTTTGGCATGTTGATGAAGCGAACTTTGATTGGGATCAGAGTTGTGATGAAAATAGGTGTAATGATCAGTTAGAGGTTCTGATAGAAATCGATgtgatatatataaaacCCTTTTAAACCACTAAAATCAAAAGAGATGGTAATTTGATAACTTCCCCTTTAGTGGGAAGTTGCCCCACTTTTTCAATTTCACCTACCGTGGCGTGTATTTTCGTACACTTGGTACTCGTTCTTAGAAACAACTTTCAGACTCAGAAAAAGAACTGTTCCGGGTTTACATGCACCTATAAATATGACATGAGACAGCAGGGGTGTTGTCGTTATACAGTGTTACGGCAGTGCTCATCTGTGATTGTGATTGTCGTCGcattctacaagtagtcacATGAGTACGTACAATACACGGTCTTTTTGGTATTGCTGTAGCTTCTACTACTACACCTTGCCGTAGTTTAACCGTCCCAACTAAAACACACTCGGTAGTTAAACAATACATACGCTACAGAGATACAATAGAATCCCcgctgtacaagtactataCGGAACTGGTGCGCGTTCAACGTCCAAAAAAGTAATTCTTGACACAAGCACGTCGCTGCCAAGTGTCGGCTGGTTCCAAACGTACAAATATACACCTGTATGTACGAAGACGTCATAGCTCTGGACGAGGAAGGGGTAACAGCGAATGTCTTTAAATCAGCAGGTAGAAGTTCTAACAGAATAATAACTATACCATTCGATTTGTCTCGTCTCGGTGGTCATTATACACTTTTCAGATCTTGAACTGTTCCATTTTTACCACTTTCACCTCCTGACACCCTGGACTCGACTCCCGGGTAACCCGCATATATCACAGCCTACATAATCATGCAGACATCCTCTCCAGTCAAGATGCCAGACGACAATGCTATGGAGGGAGCTGAAACTCAACATGAAGGTGGCAATGTGGAGAATCCGCCGACGGGTGAGGAGGTGATTCcccagtcacgtgg from Yarrowia lipolytica chromosome 1F, complete sequence carries:
- a CDS encoding uncharacterized protein (Compare to YALI0F17666g, similar to uniprot|P40094 Saccharomyces cerevisiae YER157w SEC34 required for vesicle tethering to the yeast Golgi apparatus, similar to Saccharomyces cerevisiae COG3 (YER157W); ancestral locus Anc_8.210), which translates into the protein MSLQTHAQLYLHIRHTWYSSPYPHPEDRRGYTAREMYDEWAYMDAAKPAPKPVSPKRSRAKSIIQSVAVEKVVQVTQTDVLEVPPLRRRTQSVNVGSLERPEVEKLRTEWPFSRREVEELFSPSGNSSLQQSASSSQETNTPQLQRATTMYMQATSYSLTCSKLLDQTNDIIGLLDTLSVSFLKVENDTEKFQRECNALMDEQTHLETLIGNLQQNLDMFTRIESVQRQVTGGSHNFIKTPAFRSILQQIDESLVYIPEHNNFKGAEDYEQRFMALLVRCLRLVVVYFGNKVTDIGAEAQEKMATVSSSAASHALMYSKFEQATNLGEMVSEVSKRAQYPQIEPMMQELYQKYFAARQPILRPHIDKSVFDINSSSGTDSVKFCRKALSLYKQIFSDEKRLFDHFFPDEGHGRLAEWMDGLFEGLYDQLRTRILRDRSVSVLCEIAVILQDDESMDDDGFGNLVFNALQDVQSRLVFRAQNIIDHEIVNYVPGDGDFLIGSRRTNEKEDDKTASSSVGDESNADISNDLLQGWYPPLRRTVILLSQIYQLVNSHVFDTMAHNVLHDCITSLNVARVVAQKRLGPSDAELWFIKNLLMLNSQVAEFDIQFVPEEKQLDFSGALGILGQIARERRVTTDKDGIAGLARASLPRVINSMMDARVELSANLRNAISTMTESEVRHIAKSIMTDPKPENIVTDTRQLREDTASEIPRSYTKIKSYVDDAQAADVLIEAIQDLLVRNYDEYHRKMVTRGKPEQLEALMEVDGFVSWVGDVIQKLYISEQ
- a CDS encoding uncharacterized protein (Compare to YALI0F17688g, similar to uniprot|Q3E7C1 Saccharomyces cerevisiae YDR079C-A, similar to Saccharomyces cerevisiae TFB5 (YDR079C-A); ancestral locus Anc_8.211) — its product is MPKATRGVLIECDPSIKALIVNIDSSQHNIILDELDDTHLMIHPSMVEVVKQKLNKMLAENTYNPNEEAAKATGK
- a CDS encoding uncharacterized protein (Compare to YALI0F17644g, similar to uniprot|P20049 Saccharomyces cerevisiae YBR166c TYR1 prephenate dehydrogenase (NADP), similar to Saccharomyces cerevisiae TYR1 (YBR166C); ancestral locus Anc_8.595), translating into MSIEEWKKTKLVGVIGMGDMGRLFANHWNSQGWKVLACDQESHYEKLKEEFADSEIEIVQNGHYVSRKCDYILYCVEAENIGKIVSIYGPSTKVGSIVGGQTSCKAPEMAAFEAHLPSDVDIISCHSLHGPKVNPEGMPLVIIRHRNTEEWKFEFVQSLLESLKSKIVYLSAEQHDKITADTQAVTHAAFLTMGKAWQANGQYPWQISRWIGGLENAKMNISLRIYSNKWHVYAGLAISNPAAKVQIQQYASSAGDLYKLMITGKEQELLDRLTAARDFVFGGLKKEHSLLLSDEILEKFSLGTKPLGETQKPNSHLSLLSIVDSWHKLKINPYDHVICSTPLFRIWLGVTEYVFCTPGLLEQCIKHSITNQDFRPDDLEFVVAARTWSKVVSYGSYKLYEQEFNDTQKYFAHMFPEATRIGNEMINTILSTT
- a CDS encoding mitochondrial 54S ribosomal protein mL61 (Compare to YALI0F17600g, similar to Saccharomyces cerevisiae MRP49 (YKL167C); ancestral locus Anc_1.181, weakly similar to uniprot|P32388 Saccharomyces cerevisiae YKL167C 60S ribosomal protein MRP49 mitochondrial precursor); its protein translation is MSSKQLAKNLRQTYQNMTGVDKQIFQLNKVVTAPGAYKLPDNVSALKLRFKDSGNRSQTKLFWTHSLPTLQFWNPSVAMSVSRVQAPKEKSVGPTVTITRTDGSEETISIASMFWEKMAETIAEAAGATPVSAGELKKYSIPFVTDYDKKMELAKKTHLRDVAFAQKVELHKQQEADREALELAAKEEAKAAAQKKKDAMIKARKEGRVYIEGEENEVKEAAVEVEQKVTEEVAEDGAKIEIKETEVKIETKN
- a CDS encoding uncharacterized protein (Compare to YALI0F17622g, some similarities with uniprot|P38961 Saccharomyces cerevisiae YDR083w protein involved in cleavage at site A2 in pre-rRNA in the pathway of ribosomal RNA processing, similar to Saccharomyces cerevisiae RRP8 (YDR083W); ancestral locus Anc_8.215) → MSFMFQVDGWNLSNDVKADKLTKRQKEKRDQQAERGVMMREKREQREKERADDEKAAEADAKAKAEAAKAAEKASAAEDAADSGKNKKSKKDKKKDKKDKKAKASETEEASKPAAPPAEAFTQAPAAKLTPLQLKMKEKLAGSRFRWINEQLYTVPSEEALKMITDNPEIFDEYHAGFRNQVQGWPENPVDTFVKRFTERLNKPVCSPGGLPAHKRENKIVVADMGCGEAQLALDLSKINFKKKGVNPQNKNLVVETQSFDLKKANERVTVADVKNVPMEDNSADIVVFCLALMGTNFLDFIKEAMRILRPNGELWIAEIKSRFTDGQTDEFIKVLKSLSFFHKLTDDENTHFVRFEFFKPTQEILAQRKKKVPKRKFIDYGDEEEKKGPEDGEQLEKRRKKQAEGEWLLKPCIYKRR